In one Aeromicrobium wangtongii genomic region, the following are encoded:
- a CDS encoding VOC family protein, with protein MPSELVTLNIDAQDPLALATFWAGVLNRPEPQDSPGGVVMLPGGDGELALCFLPTDVPKTQPNQMHFDLASTSWDDQQATVDRALGLGASHLDVGQLPEEQHVVLADPEGNEFCVVEPTNRFLADTARIGALSCDGSEAVGHFWSEALGWPLVWDQDEETAIQSPRGGTKISWGGPPFREKTGKNRWHLDLAPLAGTEQQDEVERLESLGARRADIGQGDVPWVVMADVDGNEFCVLAPA; from the coding sequence ATGCCGTCCGAGCTCGTCACTCTGAACATCGATGCGCAGGACCCGCTGGCTCTGGCCACGTTCTGGGCCGGGGTGCTGAACCGTCCAGAACCCCAGGACTCGCCTGGCGGTGTCGTGATGCTGCCGGGCGGTGACGGTGAGCTCGCTCTGTGTTTCCTGCCCACGGACGTGCCCAAGACCCAGCCCAATCAGATGCACTTCGACCTCGCCAGCACCTCGTGGGACGACCAGCAGGCGACTGTGGACCGGGCGCTGGGGCTCGGTGCCAGCCATCTGGACGTCGGACAGCTGCCTGAGGAGCAGCACGTCGTCCTGGCCGATCCGGAAGGCAACGAGTTCTGCGTCGTCGAGCCCACCAACCGCTTCCTGGCCGACACCGCACGCATCGGCGCGCTCTCCTGTGACGGGTCGGAGGCGGTCGGGCACTTCTGGAGCGAGGCGCTCGGCTGGCCGCTGGTGTGGGACCAGGACGAGGAGACGGCTATCCAATCTCCCCGCGGTGGCACCAAGATCAGCTGGGGCGGTCCCCCATTCCGTGAGAAGACCGGCAAGAACCGCTGGCACCTCGACCTCGCTCCCCTCGCCGGCACCGAGCAGCAGGACGAGGTCGAACGGCTGGAGTCGTTGGGCGCACGCCGGGCCGACATCGGCCAGGGCGATGTCCCTTGGGTCGTCATGGCCGACGTCGACGGCAACGAGTTCTGCGTGCTGGCCCCCGCGTAG
- a CDS encoding Rossmann-fold NAD(P)-binding domain-containing protein, with amino-acid sequence MTSLMTAVLSGTGTTGRRVVARLAALDIPVRSGSRRGTPRFDWADESTWPAVLAGVGAVYLAYHPDMAAPGAAEAIRTLSHIARDAGVERLVLLSGRGEEDGWPTEQAVRDSGVAWTILRSSWFSQNFSESFLLDDILAGQLTLPTGTVTEPFVDADDLADAAVAALTRPEHAGRTYELTGPRLLTFGDAVEEIAGASGRPISFVPVSTPEFAAGLAEQAVPADLVEFLTHLFTKVLDGRNSHLTGDLEQVLGRSPRDFRDYATATAATEVWAVSA; translated from the coding sequence ATGACCTCATTAATGACAGCCGTCCTCAGCGGCACCGGAACCACCGGCCGCCGGGTCGTTGCGCGACTCGCGGCACTCGACATCCCCGTCCGGAGCGGATCCAGACGCGGCACACCGCGCTTCGACTGGGCCGACGAGTCGACCTGGCCGGCAGTACTGGCGGGGGTCGGCGCTGTGTACCTGGCCTATCACCCCGACATGGCAGCACCGGGCGCCGCCGAGGCTATCCGCACGCTGTCGCACATCGCCCGCGACGCGGGGGTCGAGCGGCTCGTGCTGCTCTCCGGCCGAGGCGAGGAGGACGGCTGGCCGACCGAGCAGGCGGTACGCGACTCCGGCGTTGCCTGGACCATCCTGCGGTCGAGCTGGTTCTCGCAGAACTTCAGCGAGTCGTTCCTGCTCGACGACATCCTGGCCGGACAGCTGACCCTTCCGACCGGCACCGTGACCGAGCCATTCGTGGACGCCGACGACCTGGCCGACGCGGCCGTGGCCGCCCTGACCCGTCCGGAGCACGCCGGGAGGACGTATGAGCTCACCGGGCCACGACTGCTGACGTTCGGGGACGCCGTGGAGGAGATCGCCGGGGCCTCGGGCCGCCCGATCAGCTTCGTCCCGGTGTCGACGCCCGAGTTCGCTGCCGGCCTCGCGGAGCAGGCGGTCCCCGCGGATCTCGTCGAGTTCCTGACCCATCTGTTCACGAAAGTGCTCGATGGTCGGAACTCGCACCTGACCGGTGATCTGGAGCAGGTCCTCGGGCGATCCCCTCGGGACTTCCGCGACTACGCGACGGCCACCGCCGCGACCGAGGTGTGGGCGGTCAGCGCATGA
- a CDS encoding amino acid permease, whose product MTTEDVRSGAPKVSVLTLAGMVVGSIVGGGVFTLPQNFGAATGVLGAVIAWVIAGTGMLMLAFVFQSLAVRRPDLDNGIYVYAQAGFGNCRIQRRLGLLGQQRRGQRLLPDLRDGQHRRLPAGTWSGQHGAGRASLFEEVKATMLITTFVFLGVEGASAYSRLARRREDIGRATVLGFVSTLALFASVALVSYGILPQSRLAHAEQPSMGVVLRSAVGEWGGTMIDVAVIVSVLGAYLAWTLLNAEVMFDPARTEIMPRALARENSNGTPIAALVTTSVSVQLFLLLVLVIDNALDFMLKLDTALALVPYLLVAAYAFKLTVTGQTYDGATTERRRRDQVVAALAIVYAVFLLYSAGSRYLLLSCLIYAPGTLLYLRARRERGKTTLTAPELGVCILLWTLAVLAAVLLATGALKL is encoded by the coding sequence ATGACCACCGAGGACGTGAGGTCCGGGGCGCCGAAGGTCTCGGTGCTGACGCTGGCCGGGATGGTCGTCGGGTCCATCGTCGGCGGCGGGGTCTTCACGCTGCCGCAGAACTTCGGCGCGGCGACGGGCGTCCTGGGGGCAGTCATCGCCTGGGTCATTGCAGGGACCGGGATGCTGATGCTGGCCTTCGTCTTCCAGTCGCTGGCGGTGCGCCGCCCGGATCTGGACAACGGCATCTACGTGTACGCGCAGGCGGGTTTCGGCAACTGCCGGATTCAACGTCGCCTGGGGCTACTGGGCCAGCAACGTCGTGGGCAACGTCTTCTACCTGACCTTCGCGATGGCCAGCATCGGCGCCTTCCTGCCGGGACTTGGTCAGGGCAACACGGTGCTGGCCGTGCGTCCTTGTTCGAGGAGGTCAAGGCCACGATGCTCATCACGACCTTCGTGTTCCTGGGGGTCGAGGGGGCCAGCGCCTACTCGAGGCTGGCGCGTCGTCGCGAGGACATCGGCCGGGCCACGGTGCTGGGCTTCGTCAGCACCCTGGCGCTGTTCGCCTCGGTGGCGCTCGTGTCGTACGGCATCCTGCCGCAGAGTCGGCTCGCGCACGCCGAGCAGCCGTCGATGGGCGTCGTGCTGAGGTCCGCCGTGGGGGAGTGGGGCGGGACGATGATCGACGTCGCGGTGATCGTGTCGGTGCTGGGTGCATACCTCGCGTGGACCCTGCTGAACGCCGAGGTGATGTTCGACCCGGCACGGACCGAGATCATGCCGCGGGCGCTCGCCCGCGAGAACAGCAACGGCACGCCCATCGCCGCGCTGGTGACAACCAGCGTCTCGGTGCAGCTGTTCCTCCTGCTCGTCCTGGTCATCGACAACGCACTGGACTTCATGCTCAAGCTCGACACGGCCCTCGCGCTGGTGCCGTACCTGCTCGTGGCGGCGTACGCGTTCAAGCTGACGGTGACCGGGCAGACGTACGACGGGGCCACGACGGAGCGACGACGGCGCGACCAGGTCGTCGCGGCGCTGGCGATCGTGTACGCGGTGTTCCTGTTGTACTCGGCGGGGTCGCGCTACCTCCTGCTCAGCTGCCTGATCTATGCCCCGGGGACGCTGCTGTACCTGCGGGCACGCCGTGAGCGAGGCAAGACGACGCTCACCGCGCCGGAGCTCGGCGTGTGCATCCTGCTGTGGACGCTCGCCGTGCTCGCCGCGGTGCTCCTGGCCACCGGCGCGCTCAAGCTCTGA
- the lysX gene encoding bifunctional lysylphosphatidylglycerol synthetase/lysine--tRNA ligase LysX, whose translation MTDTTAPGEKRTHEPPDTDRSSGSKLPVMRRPADDGWPDRFAGVMFLFGVFTVIVTLVPPWRRYFAHYDDPLSLLTIPVVPSLVYAALLLVTGVGLRRRLRAAWWLGVIWWLGVPEIGRIEEIAEGDNVVLASLGLVLVGTVIVLAVRVRPQFVARRVSGSLLTAVVVFLGGGLVMVLGGAALVSAAGRSPGFGDSTVYVFDSMLLDLGRTGFDTSATAPWWVRMVIGLVGAVVVLSATVILFRAPRGTRTLEVADEARVRALLRDFGEHDSLGYFATRRDKAVVWDTGQVDTARAGVSYRVVGSVSLASGNPVGDPAYWPDALSRWRAEARSNGWSLAVMGAGREGAVAYADAGLSLLDIGDEAIVDMASFSLNGPGMKGVRQPVTRLTRRGYTTRVVRHASLTDTDFAALGEAAASWRGDGGDERGFSMALGRLGDPLDEACVLVETRDRDGRLRGFLSFVPWGRTGLSLDLMRRDPSADNGVVELMVAALAGEAATFGIGLVSLNFAMFREAFARGAEIGAGPVARLWRQSLLIASKNWELESLYRSNAKYQPDWQPRYMGYEYASDLPRVGTAAGSAEGFLVAPTIASLRHRRGAPDGLRTGDTEHAAAVRALIPPAPDVVAEAISTEHLPEQMRVRREKLDQIRASGVDPYPVTAPRTHTLAEVRALAGDGLPPDTLTGITVSVVGRVLLKRDMGHIGFAALRDGSGDLQVMVDAEHLAPEQLTFWEHSIDLGDHVSVTGEVITTRRGELSVRAASVMLTSKSLRPLPDKHEGLTDPDARVRMRYVDLIVRPDSRTVAYQRTAIVRSVRDSLQARGFTEVETPILQTIHGGANARPFETHINAYDMDLYLRIATELHLKRLLVGGMEKVFEVGRQFRNEGADFKHNPEFTSLEVYESYGDYGTMRVLTQELIQEAATAVYGSPMARRTDRDGKVQEYDLSGQWPVKTICEAVSEALGEEITADTPIGILRKHADRLGIELDLDPSWGFVLEEIYSELCEGTTVTPVFYTDFPKENAPLTRPHRHDPRLTEKWDLVIFGAEQGTAYSELVDPVDQRERLVAQSLLAAAGDAEAMQVDEDFLMALEYGMPPTGGMGLGIDRLVMNLTGLSIRDTILFPLVKPQR comes from the coding sequence ATGACCGACACCACCGCACCCGGCGAGAAGCGCACGCACGAGCCGCCCGACACAGACCGGAGCTCCGGCTCAAAGCTGCCCGTGATGCGGCGTCCCGCTGACGACGGCTGGCCGGACCGCTTCGCCGGCGTGATGTTCCTGTTCGGCGTCTTCACGGTGATCGTCACCCTGGTCCCGCCGTGGCGGCGCTACTTTGCCCACTACGACGACCCGTTGTCATTGCTGACCATCCCGGTCGTGCCGAGCCTGGTGTACGCCGCGTTGCTGCTGGTCACCGGCGTCGGGCTGCGTCGTCGGCTGAGGGCGGCGTGGTGGCTCGGAGTCATCTGGTGGCTCGGAGTTCCTGAGATCGGCCGGATCGAGGAGATCGCGGAAGGGGACAACGTCGTGCTGGCCTCGCTGGGCCTGGTGCTGGTCGGCACGGTCATCGTCCTGGCCGTGCGCGTGCGGCCACAGTTCGTCGCACGTCGTGTGTCGGGCAGCCTGCTCACGGCCGTCGTGGTGTTCCTGGGCGGGGGACTGGTGATGGTGCTCGGCGGCGCCGCGCTGGTCAGCGCGGCCGGACGGTCGCCGGGGTTCGGCGACTCGACGGTCTACGTCTTCGACTCGATGCTGCTCGACCTGGGCCGCACCGGGTTCGACACGTCGGCGACGGCGCCGTGGTGGGTGCGGATGGTGATCGGTCTGGTGGGGGCGGTGGTCGTCCTGAGCGCAACGGTGATCCTGTTCCGCGCGCCGCGCGGCACCCGCACGTTGGAGGTCGCGGACGAGGCGCGGGTCCGAGCCCTGCTGCGCGACTTCGGCGAACACGACTCCCTTGGCTACTTCGCGACGCGACGCGACAAGGCGGTCGTGTGGGACACCGGGCAGGTGGACACTGCCAGAGCAGGCGTCTCCTACCGCGTGGTCGGCTCCGTGAGCCTGGCCAGTGGCAACCCCGTGGGAGACCCCGCCTACTGGCCCGACGCGTTGTCCAGGTGGCGTGCGGAGGCGCGGTCGAACGGCTGGTCCCTGGCCGTGATGGGTGCGGGCCGTGAGGGCGCGGTGGCGTACGCCGACGCGGGCCTGTCGCTGCTGGACATCGGGGACGAGGCGATCGTCGACATGGCGAGCTTCTCGCTCAACGGGCCGGGCATGAAGGGTGTGCGCCAGCCGGTCACGCGACTGACCAGACGCGGCTACACCACTCGGGTCGTGCGGCACGCAAGCCTGACCGACACGGACTTCGCGGCCCTCGGCGAGGCAGCCGCGTCGTGGCGCGGTGACGGTGGGGACGAGCGGGGTTTCTCGATGGCACTCGGACGGCTGGGGGACCCGCTGGACGAGGCGTGCGTGCTGGTGGAGACCCGCGACCGCGACGGCCGGCTCCGCGGGTTCCTGAGCTTCGTGCCCTGGGGACGCACCGGCCTCTCGCTGGACCTGATGCGGCGCGACCCGTCCGCGGACAACGGGGTCGTGGAGCTCATGGTGGCCGCCTTGGCCGGCGAGGCGGCGACATTCGGCATCGGGCTGGTGTCGCTGAACTTCGCGATGTTCCGCGAGGCGTTCGCCCGCGGCGCCGAGATCGGAGCCGGACCGGTGGCCCGCCTGTGGCGTCAAAGCCTGCTCATCGCCAGCAAGAACTGGGAGCTGGAATCCCTGTACCGCTCGAATGCGAAGTACCAGCCGGACTGGCAGCCGCGCTACATGGGCTACGAGTACGCCTCGGACCTGCCGCGGGTCGGCACGGCGGCCGGCAGCGCGGAGGGGTTCCTCGTCGCGCCGACCATCGCGAGCCTGCGCCACCGGCGCGGTGCCCCGGACGGTCTGCGCACGGGGGACACCGAGCACGCAGCAGCCGTCCGGGCGCTGATCCCGCCGGCACCCGACGTCGTGGCCGAGGCCATCTCGACCGAGCACCTGCCCGAGCAGATGCGCGTCCGCCGAGAGAAGCTGGACCAGATCCGCGCCAGCGGCGTCGACCCCTATCCGGTGACGGCCCCGCGCACCCACACGCTCGCGGAGGTCCGCGCCCTCGCCGGGGACGGCCTGCCGCCCGACACGCTGACCGGCATCACGGTCTCGGTCGTGGGACGGGTCCTGCTCAAGCGGGACATGGGGCACATCGGCTTCGCGGCGCTGCGCGACGGCAGCGGCGACCTGCAGGTGATGGTGGACGCTGAGCACCTGGCGCCCGAGCAGCTGACGTTCTGGGAGCACTCGATCGACCTGGGCGACCACGTGAGCGTCACGGGCGAGGTGATCACCACGCGCCGCGGTGAGCTGTCCGTACGCGCGGCGTCGGTGATGCTGACCAGCAAGTCGCTGCGGCCGTTGCCCGACAAGCACGAAGGGCTGACCGATCCCGATGCGCGGGTGCGGATGCGGTACGTCGACCTCATCGTGCGCCCGGACTCGCGCACCGTCGCGTACCAGCGAACCGCGATCGTGCGCAGCGTCCGCGACTCGCTGCAGGCGCGTGGCTTCACCGAGGTGGAGACACCCATCCTCCAGACCATCCACGGAGGCGCCAATGCGCGACCGTTCGAGACTCACATCAACGCGTACGACATGGACCTGTACCTGCGGATCGCGACCGAGCTGCACCTCAAGCGACTGCTCGTGGGCGGCATGGAGAAGGTCTTCGAGGTGGGTCGCCAGTTCCGCAACGAGGGTGCCGACTTCAAGCACAATCCCGAGTTCACCTCGCTGGAGGTCTACGAGAGCTACGGCGACTACGGCACGATGCGTGTCCTCACCCAGGAGTTGATCCAGGAGGCGGCCACCGCCGTCTACGGATCGCCCATGGCGCGGCGCACGGACCGGGACGGGAAGGTCCAGGAGTACGACCTGTCGGGGCAGTGGCCGGTCAAGACGATCTGCGAGGCGGTCTCGGAGGCGCTGGGCGAGGAGATCACCGCGGACACACCCATCGGCATCCTGCGCAAGCACGCCGACCGGCTGGGGATCGAGCTCGACCTCGACCCGTCCTGGGGATTCGTGCTCGAGGAGATCTACAGCGAGCTGTGCGAGGGGACCACCGTCACCCCGGTCTTCTACACCGACTTCCCCAAGGAGAACGCCCCGCTGACCAGACCGCACCGCCACGACCCGCGGCTCACCGAGAAGTGGGACCTGGTGATCTTCGGCGCCGAGCAGGGGACGGCGTACTCCGAGCTCGTGGACCCCGTCGACCAACGCGAGCGGCTGGTCGCCCAGTCGCTGCTGGCGGCCGCCGGCGACGCCGAGGCGATGCAGGTCGACGAGGACTTCCTCATGGCGCTGGAGTACGGGATGCCGCCCACCGGCGGGATGGGACTGGGCATCGACCGACTGGTGATGAACCTGACGGGCCTCAGCATCAGGGACACGATCCTGTTCCCGCTGGTCAAGCCGCAGCGTTGA
- a CDS encoding DUF998 domain-containing protein gives MSGRVSRRGAILIIIGVLAGAAYSSFVLDWVLRGFEGMSEVVSQLAAPGAPHATLSRMMDLLCAALVLVLLPYVGAAMPPRPMRTVVLISTLLFAVGAAAAAVVTAPCSEGTVCDSAADRSQSVLHNALSTASDVGLYIGMAAAWAATRRTGPGWFHRCAWWLFWGSGLVAGALMGLSVVADWPEWALATSQRLHIAGMSAWLVCLGMFASVQPDRASRAGGSP, from the coding sequence ATGAGTGGCCGTGTGAGCCGGCGTGGGGCGATCCTGATCATCATCGGCGTCCTCGCCGGGGCTGCGTACTCGAGCTTCGTGCTCGACTGGGTGCTGCGCGGGTTCGAGGGCATGAGCGAGGTCGTCAGCCAGCTGGCAGCGCCGGGCGCTCCGCACGCGACGCTGTCACGCATGATGGACCTGCTCTGTGCTGCGCTGGTCCTGGTGCTGCTGCCATACGTGGGTGCGGCGATGCCGCCACGTCCGATGCGCACCGTCGTGCTCATCAGCACGCTTCTCTTCGCGGTCGGTGCCGCGGCAGCCGCCGTGGTCACCGCGCCATGCAGCGAAGGAACCGTGTGCGACTCGGCCGCGGACCGCTCCCAGAGCGTCCTGCACAACGCCCTCTCCACCGCCTCGGACGTCGGCCTGTACATCGGGATGGCCGCAGCCTGGGCAGCGACCCGGCGCACCGGCCCCGGTTGGTTCCACCGCTGCGCGTGGTGGCTGTTCTGGGGGTCCGGCCTGGTCGCGGGAGCACTGATGGGCCTGTCCGTCGTCGCCGACTGGCCGGAGTGGGCGCTGGCCACCAGTCAGCGACTGCACATCGCGGGCATGAGCGCATGGCTCGTGTGCCTAGGCATGTTCGCGTCGGTCCAGCCGGACCGCGCGTCCCGAGCAGGAGGATCGCCATGA
- a CDS encoding AraC family transcriptional regulator: MDTLSALLDGPRANGAFLLRSVLSAPWALRVRDEAPLSIAVVVAGEAWVLGDDEHARLGPGDVMIARGPHPYTVADAPGTPPNIFIEPGQHCVDAAGNSLEDVMTLGTRTWGNDIAGETLLVTGTYESTRAVSDRLLRSLPATLVLRADEWDGRLVDVLCEEMTRDELGQEVYLDRLLDLVLIDAVRAWFAGDPARTPAWHRAAREPVVGPALQLLEDDVARPWTLDVLAREIGVSRAALARRFTAAVGQPPMAYLTDLRLDVAADLLRDPTMTIAAVAHRVGYGSAFALSAAFKRVRGVSPSQHRVRAS, translated from the coding sequence GTGGACACTCTGAGCGCGCTCCTCGACGGTCCCCGAGCCAACGGCGCCTTCCTGCTGCGGTCCGTGCTGAGCGCGCCGTGGGCCTTGCGCGTGCGAGACGAGGCACCGCTGTCGATCGCCGTCGTGGTGGCCGGCGAGGCCTGGGTGCTCGGCGACGACGAGCACGCCCGCCTCGGTCCCGGGGACGTCATGATCGCCCGCGGCCCGCACCCCTACACGGTCGCCGACGCGCCGGGCACTCCCCCGAACATCTTCATCGAGCCCGGCCAGCACTGCGTCGACGCCGCGGGCAACAGCCTCGAGGACGTCATGACGCTCGGCACCCGCACGTGGGGCAACGACATCGCCGGCGAGACGCTCCTGGTCACCGGGACGTACGAGTCGACGCGTGCCGTCAGCGACCGACTGCTGCGGAGCCTCCCGGCGACCCTCGTGCTGCGCGCGGACGAGTGGGACGGCCGGCTGGTCGACGTGCTGTGCGAGGAGATGACCCGCGACGAGCTCGGTCAGGAGGTCTATCTGGACCGTCTGCTCGATCTCGTGCTGATCGATGCGGTGCGCGCCTGGTTCGCCGGTGACCCTGCGCGGACGCCGGCCTGGCACCGCGCTGCCCGCGAGCCCGTGGTCGGCCCCGCCCTGCAGCTGCTGGAGGACGATGTGGCCCGCCCGTGGACGCTCGACGTCCTCGCGCGCGAGATCGGCGTCTCCCGCGCGGCACTGGCTCGGCGCTTCACCGCGGCGGTCGGGCAGCCGCCCATGGCGTACCTGACCGATCTTCGGCTGGACGTCGCCGCCGATCTGCTCCGCGATCCGACGATGACGATCGCGGCGGTCGCCCACCGGGTGGGCTACGGCAGCGCGTTCGCCCTGAGCGCCGCATTCAAGCGGGTGCGCGGCGTGAGCCCGAGCCAGCACCGCGTCCGCGCGAGCTGA
- a CDS encoding Type 1 glutamine amidotransferase-like domain-containing protein encodes MRGTILTLGGGGFSMSDDGTSALDDFLLELTGKDRPRICFVPTASGDADGYSQNFESSFAGRAETSVLSLFCHEPWGYTDPGMLLEQDVIYVGGGSTANLLAVWRLHGLPDLLTEAAAQGVILAGISAGMNCWFEGSSTDSFGPLAPLADGLGFIKASACPHYLGEPGRREKYLGWVADGSLGDGYAVDEYTALLFRDGELVEALTERDDRPAFRVERDGHGGAVETQIPVRTVT; translated from the coding sequence ATGCGCGGCACCATTCTCACGCTCGGCGGTGGCGGCTTCTCGATGTCGGATGACGGCACGTCGGCCCTGGACGACTTCCTGCTCGAGCTGACCGGCAAGGATCGTCCGCGCATCTGCTTCGTGCCCACGGCCAGCGGTGACGCCGACGGCTACAGCCAGAACTTCGAGTCGTCCTTCGCCGGCCGCGCCGAGACATCGGTGCTCTCGCTGTTCTGCCATGAGCCGTGGGGTTACACGGACCCGGGCATGCTGCTGGAGCAGGACGTCATCTACGTCGGCGGTGGCTCGACGGCGAATCTCCTCGCTGTGTGGCGCCTGCACGGTTTGCCTGACCTGCTGACCGAGGCGGCTGCCCAGGGCGTGATCCTTGCGGGGATCAGCGCGGGCATGAACTGCTGGTTCGAGGGGTCCTCGACGGACTCCTTCGGGCCGCTGGCTCCTCTCGCCGACGGTCTCGGGTTCATCAAGGCCTCCGCATGCCCGCACTATCTCGGGGAGCCGGGCCGTCGCGAGAAGTACCTGGGATGGGTGGCCGATGGTTCGCTCGGCGATGGATACGCCGTCGACGAGTACACCGCTCTCCTCTTCCGGGACGGTGAGCTGGTCGAGGCGTTGACCGAGCGGGACGACCGGCCGGCATTCCGCGTCGAGCGCGACGGCCACGGTGGAGCGGTGGAGACCCAGATCCCGGTTCGCACGGTCACCTGA
- a CDS encoding Fe-S cluster assembly protein HesB has protein sequence MLTLTDSAADVVKQIADQVPDADASGLRISTAQEGDETGLTLTAAAAPEPGDQVLDEAGARVFLDETAATILDDKVLDAEVQPDGAVTFGLGQQA, from the coding sequence ATGCTCACCCTGACCGACTCAGCAGCCGACGTCGTCAAGCAGATCGCCGATCAGGTACCGGATGCCGACGCATCCGGACTGCGGATCAGCACCGCCCAGGAGGGCGATGAGACGGGGCTGACGCTCACCGCGGCCGCCGCCCCCGAGCCGGGCGACCAGGTGCTCGACGAGGCGGGCGCGCGCGTGTTCCTCGACGAGACGGCCGCGACCATCCTGGACGACAAGGTGCTCGACGCCGAGGTGCAGCCCGACGGAGCCGTCACGTTCGGGCTCGGCCAGCAGGCCTGA
- a CDS encoding anthrone oxygenase family protein, with product MTRASLVVATALVGLSAGLFAAFSYAVMPGLRRTDDATFVQSMRAINAAILNPVFLLVFAGAGVAALAAAILGWHTDARPWLVAGVILYAVGAFVVTGAVNVPLNDALETGTGAAAQLRDAFEDRWVVFNHLRSVLTTAAFVCLLVGLSQL from the coding sequence ATGACGCGCGCCTCGTTGGTGGTCGCGACCGCGCTGGTGGGACTCTCCGCAGGACTGTTCGCGGCGTTCTCCTATGCGGTCATGCCGGGGCTGCGTCGCACCGACGACGCGACCTTCGTGCAGAGCATGCGAGCGATCAACGCCGCGATCCTGAATCCGGTGTTCCTCCTGGTCTTCGCAGGTGCTGGGGTGGCCGCGCTGGCTGCGGCGATCCTGGGCTGGCACACCGATGCCCGACCGTGGCTCGTGGCGGGGGTCATCCTGTACGCGGTCGGCGCATTCGTCGTGACCGGCGCCGTGAACGTCCCGCTGAACGATGCGCTGGAGACCGGCACGGGCGCCGCCGCGCAGCTGCGCGATGCCTTCGAGGACCGCTGGGTCGTCTTCAACCATCTTCGTTCGGTGCTGACGACAGCGGCGTTCGTGTGTCTCCTCGTGGGGTTGTCACAGCTCTAG
- a CDS encoding YunG family protein, with product MELDTVAAALRESWGADTCSPEDVAAWHPGNPARGQCATTAVVMHDYFGGSLVMGEVLVNGARVDFHWWNRLPDGREVDLTIGQFGPHESVVGGTEVERPTGPTRLDAQYALLAARVKARLAESPPT from the coding sequence ATGGAACTGGACACCGTCGCTGCTGCCCTGCGCGAGTCGTGGGGCGCGGACACCTGCTCGCCCGAGGACGTCGCGGCGTGGCATCCGGGCAACCCGGCACGGGGTCAATGTGCGACGACCGCCGTGGTCATGCACGACTACTTCGGTGGGTCGCTGGTGATGGGGGAGGTCCTCGTGAACGGGGCGCGTGTCGACTTCCACTGGTGGAACCGTCTACCTGACGGGCGGGAGGTCGACCTCACCATCGGGCAGTTCGGCCCGCACGAATCGGTCGTGGGCGGCACCGAGGTCGAGCGACCCACAGGCCCCACGAGGCTCGATGCCCAGTACGCACTGCTGGCAGCGCGGGTCAAGGCGCGCCTCGCAGAGTCGCCGCCGACTTAG